From Plasmodium brasilianum strain Bolivian I chromosome 7, whole genome shotgun sequence, the proteins below share one genomic window:
- a CDS encoding hypothetical protein (conserved Plasmodium protein), whose protein sequence is MNNEYKCTSKGNKESVEIIYTDNKNKVLRNDGVRKGEILYEETSRKEVYLMNELHNMKNNLFDNTPFSNYIHFYEIYNNLKYIVKYEKKKKKGQLFFIYTTIQTLYNTYIKEKNKEIYRNTEILIEGCKRVLHAMGDGSDQLFDNKRNDSLGSSSNIESIGGTHNFANNGGTHNFANNGGTHNFANNGGTHNFANNGGTHNFANNGDTHNYANTSNSYNFDHSTNPYNFPSAANFDNIVLLYADSIFNKFTNIFMYINKECYKRGNVSRNSIRYEDDFIEVEVARQAERAPSDLGDDLMSSNTDRSSNAYIQGNNKKASFLCRQKYTDGMHAINKDLVKKLNYAQGRENEKCSYNNGSRRSIYNIFGNSIYSDIDDINIYMKYKENYIHSLMMDKCKEKLNYIKFIFYFIPYVINLFINMLINFYVLFSVYYYNNRIPLAPSYELSKLHILNILNYKGIYYILFIFFHNFFFFLYLLFLYKLNTIYFFLRQIYKQCKYESIYYCEHVMNAIYENFIFPHTVQVLLKKKRPQNSRNKLKDNQEEAYTHENNLQKRMTHTQGLKDQSWFEQRDNKMNQTDQAAQTNQAVNLADSNPFTTNTSTHCQRSTRDMHSQKGHTK, encoded by the exons ATGAACAACGAATATAAGTGCACCAGCAAGGGGAACAAAGAGAGCgtagaaataatatacacaGATAATAAGAACAAAGTGCTAAGGAACGATGGTGTAAGGAAAGGGGAAATATTATATGAGGAAACGAGCAGGAAAGAAGTGTATCTTATGAATGAGCTtcataatatgaaaaataatttgtttgaTAATACTCCTTTTTCTaactatatacatttttatgaaatatataataatctaaaatatatagtaaaatatgaaaaaaagaaaaaaaaaggacagttatttttcatttatacaaCTA TACAGACACTATACAATACTTATAttaaagagaaaaacaaaGAGATTTATAGGAATACGGAAATACTCATTGAGGGATGTAAAAGAGTGCTGCATGCCATGGGGGATGGCTCGGATCAACTCTTCGACAACAAGCGTAATGACAGTCTTGGCAGTTCTTCCAATATTGAAAGTATTGGCGGTACTCACAATTTTGCCAATAATGGCGGTACTCACAATTTTGCCAATAATGGCGGTACTCACAATTTTGCCAATAATGGCGGTACTCACAATTTTGCCAATAATGGCGGTACTCACAATTTTGCCAATAATGGCGATACTCACAATTATGCCAATACTTCCAATTCGTACAATTTTGACCATTCCACCAATCCTTACAATTTTCCCAGTGCCGCCAATTTTGATAACATCGTCCTTCTGTATGCGGATAGCATCTTCAATAAATTcactaatatatttatgtacataaataaggAATGTTATAAACGCGGAAATGTATCCAGAAACAGTATTCGTTATGAGGATGATTTTATAGAGGTTGAAGTTGCCCGACAAGCCGAACGAGCACCTTCGGACCTAGGGGATGACTTAATGTCCAGCAACACAGATAGAAGTAGTAATGCATATATTCAGGGCAACAACAAAAAAGCATCCTTTCTCTGTAGACAAAAGTACACCGACGGGATGCATGCAATAAATAAGGACTtagtgaaaaaattaaattatgcaCAAGGtagagaaaatgaaaaatgttcTTATAACAATGGTAGTAGAAgaagtatatataacatttttggTAATTCTATTTACTCAGATATtgatgatataaatatatatatgaaatataaagagAATTATATTCACTCATTAATGATGGATaaatgtaaagaaaaattgaattatataaaatttattttttattttattccatatgtaataaatttatttattaacatgttaataaatttttatgtctTATTTTcagtttattattataataataggaTACCTTTAGCTCCATCTTATGAGTTATCTAAATTACatattctaaatatattaaattataaaggCATATACTACATtctattcatattttttcataacttctttttctttttgtatttattattcctctataaattaaatactatttactttttccttcgacaaatatataaacaatgCAAATACGAGTCCATATATTATTGCGAACATGTTATGAATGCCATATacgaaaattttattttcccccATACTGTACAAGTGctactcaaaaaaaaaaggcctCAAAATAGCagaaacaaattaaaagacAACCAAGAAGAAGCATACAcacatgaaaataatttgcaGAAAAGAATGACGCACACACAAGGCCTGAAGGACCAATCATGGTTCGAACAAAGGGATAACAAGATGAATCAGACAGATCAAGCAGCGCAAACAAATCAAGCAGTAAATTTGGCTGATAGTAATCCCTTTACTACGAATACATCAACGCATTGTCAAAGGTCAACTCGTGATATGCATTCACAAAAGGGACACACGAAGTGA
- a CDS encoding GDP-fucose protein O-fucosyltransferase 2, with protein MALIVYYLNQGDRKNLYYLVLPPWCYLTHWKRKTSDQIKWSSFFNITIIKNVIPVIEFSDYEVLYGNHVDYIICFKYFVGDFVSSEEGNTAVSSSSDPTFNILSFEKCSSGGYKYKQICNNCEYNYSVIYSGKCTTMKGKNTECYGFPFITSYFASSIVDNLFSSYNDSILIKQGNSLLVPFVNELFEKNMEDILLFNEDLINEGNYYIRDILGTNNYISAHLRYNDFRKIVRYDLPPIHVAVGKLLYIMFINNINKIFISSDEKKQIEKVLNKQFNQYKDFFYFYDNTYLHDGHVAIIDQWICINAKIFVGNIFSRFSMHIKWERHLMNKREKGLNIDLCGYNINNDEQLRKNYKQVENLYDQEALHKLNHIFMNYSEKDKKYLNTRQRRGINSHSNSNSNNGCGSNNSSCGNNNNNNRCGNNNNNRCGNNNNNNNNKCGNNNNNRCGNNNNNNRCGNNNSCGNNSNNSQYLWYYPSWKVKGTLLIPSRIY; from the exons ATGGCCTTAATAGTTTACTACTTAAATCAAGGAGATAGGAAAAATTTGTACTATCTTGTTCTGCCCCCCTGGTGTTATTTAACTCActggaaaagaaaaacttcTGACCAAATAAAATGGAgctccttttttaatattacaattattaaaaatgtgatACCTGTGATAGAATTTTCAGATTATGAAGTATTATATGGTAATCATGttgattatattatttgtttcaaGTACTTTGTAGGTGATTTTGTGTCAAGTGAAGAAGGAAATACTGCTGTGTCAAGTTCCTCTGATCCAacttttaacattttaagCTTTGAGAAATGTTCATCGGGGGGGTACAAATATAAACAGATTTGCAACAACTGTGAGTATAACTATTCTGTAATATACTCAGGTAAATGTACAACGATGAAGGGAAAAAACACAGAGTGTTATGGATTTCCTTTTATAACTAGCTATTTCGCTAGCAGTATTGTTGATAATTTATTCTCTTCTTACAATGACTCTATTTTGATTAAACAAGGGAATAGCTTACTTGTTCCTTTTGTAAACGAAttgtttgaaaaaaatatggaagatattttactatttaatGAAGATTTAATAAATGAGGGGAATTATTACATTAGAGATATATTAGGcacaaataattatataagtgCACATTTAAGATATAAtgattttagaaaaatagtTAGATATGACTTACCACCTATTCATGTAGCAGTTGGtaaattgttatatattatgttcataaataatattaacaaaattttcatttcctcagatgaaaaaaagcaaattGAGAAAGTACTTAATAAACAGTTTAATCAAtataaagattttttttatttctatgataatacatatttgcaTGATGGACATGTAGCAATAATAGATCAATGGATTTGTATTAATGCAAAAATTTTTGTcggtaatattttttcaagatTCAGTATGCACATTAAATGGGAAAGACATCTGATGAACAAGCGTGAAAAAGGGCTCAACATAGACTTATGTggttataatattaataatgacGAGCAACTAAGAAAAAACTATAAACAAgttgaaaatttatatgacCAGGAAGCCTTACATAAATTGaaccatatatttatgaactattcagaaaaagacaaaaaataCCTTAACACC CGGCAAAGAAGGGGAATTAATAGTCACAGCAACAGCAACAGCAACAACGGCTGTGGCAGCAACAACAGCAGCTGTggcaacaacaacaacaacaacagaTGTggtaacaacaacaacaacagaTGTggtaacaacaacaacaacaacaacaacaaatgtggtaacaacaacaacaacagaTGTggtaacaacaacaacaacaacagaTGTGGTAACAACAATAGCTGTGGCAACAACAGCAACAACAGTCAGTATCTATGGTATTACCCCTCATGGAAGGTGAAGGGGACACTATTGATACCTTCGCGTATTTACTAA